A segment of the Carya illinoinensis cultivar Pawnee chromosome 1, C.illinoinensisPawnee_v1, whole genome shotgun sequence genome:
AGGGTCGGAAAATTGGTCGCTGAATAAGTGGGCCAAAGCCCAATATAACCCTACTAGTTATAAACCCATTATCTCTACTCGATCCAACCCAAGTACAAAGCCCACGTTATGCAGTTGACAAAAAAGGATAAATACCCGTTGTAATAACCCTATCATATATCTCCATCCAAAACCCTCGCATCCATTTCCCAACTTCCGAGATCAAACCTCCAGAAAGTTCGAAACCCTGCCTTCCCTGTCCTCAAATCTCATTCGCGAAGAAAAAAGCAATGGCTCTAACCCTAGCTCGAGCGCTGTACTTCACTTCAGTCCGTCACCCCACGGTTATTTACAAACGCCTCCACTCCACCATCACCCATCCTCCTTCGGTCCCCACTGTTTTCTTCCTCTCGCGCCGGTCCCTAGCCCCCCTCTCCCACGCCGTCCGATCTGTCCCCTCCACCTCCCGCTTCACCCCGGTTCGATGCCGCGTGAACCGCTCTGGTGGCTCCGCCTACTCACCCCTCAACTCCGGTTCCAACTTCAGCGACCGACCCCCGACCGAGATGGCTCCGCTCTTCCCTGGCTGCGACTACGAGCATTGGCTCATCGTCATGGATAAGCCTGGGGGCGAGGGGGCTACCAAGCAGCAGATGATCGACTGCTACATCCAAACCCTCGCCAGAGTCGTCGGAAGGTATTTCCCCCTTTATCTGTTCGGTTTCCGAGGAAGTGTGAGGGGAAAAAATTGTTTCTTTCTAGATC
Coding sequences within it:
- the LOC122276690 gene encoding multiple organellar RNA editing factor 2, chloroplastic-like; the protein is MALTLARALYFTSVRHPTVIYKRLHSTITHPPSVPTVFFLSRRSLAPLSHAVRSVPSTSRFTPVRCRVNRSGGSAYSPLNSGSNFSDRPPTEMAPLFPGCDYEHWLIVMDKPGGEGATKQQMIDCYIQTLARVVGSEEEAKKKIYNVSCERYFGFGCEIDEETSNKLEGLPGVLFVLPDSYVDPENKDYGAELFVNGEIVQRSPERQRRVEPQPQRAQDRPRYNDRTRYVRRRENMR